A region of Photobacterium sanguinicancri DNA encodes the following proteins:
- a CDS encoding anhydro-N-acetylmuramic acid kinase codes for MDGVDAVLVEIDSTQTHLIASISFPMGESLKHSLLDVCLGQPTNLQTIGELDHRLGHLFADAVNTLVTKANVKPEDIKAIGSHGQTVFHAPDCEYAFTMQLGDANIISAKTGICTVADFRRKDMAYGGQGAPLVPAFHQQLFSCPETSRVILNIGGIANITVLQPNQHVIGYDTGPGNMLMDAWINLHQQKTYDNNAEWALTGSVNHALLEQLLAEPYLALSAPKSTGRELFNLPWLQQHLAILAQEKGITLTPQDVQATLVEFTAMTIANDVRTFTCNNVPNELLICGGGVHNPLLINRLQTALPQWQILSTSERGVDSDNMEAMAFAWLAYRTLHQLPGNLPDVTGASNAIALGAIYPA; via the coding sequence ATGGATGGTGTTGATGCCGTTCTCGTTGAAATAGATTCCACGCAAACACATCTGATTGCATCAATCAGCTTTCCAATGGGAGAAAGCCTAAAACATTCATTGCTTGATGTCTGTCTGGGACAACCAACCAACCTTCAAACAATCGGCGAGCTCGATCACCGATTAGGTCACCTGTTTGCAGATGCAGTTAACACCCTTGTCACGAAGGCAAACGTTAAACCTGAAGACATCAAAGCAATAGGCAGCCACGGCCAGACGGTATTTCATGCCCCTGATTGTGAATATGCTTTTACAATGCAGCTGGGGGATGCCAACATCATTTCAGCTAAAACAGGTATTTGTACTGTTGCAGACTTTCGTCGAAAAGATATGGCCTACGGTGGTCAAGGGGCTCCTTTAGTACCCGCATTCCATCAGCAACTATTCAGTTGTCCAGAAACCTCCCGAGTTATTTTAAACATTGGTGGTATTGCAAACATCACGGTCTTACAACCAAACCAACATGTGATCGGCTATGATACTGGTCCCGGTAATATGCTGATGGACGCTTGGATAAACCTTCACCAACAAAAAACCTACGACAACAATGCAGAGTGGGCACTAACAGGTTCAGTCAACCACGCATTGCTTGAACAATTGCTGGCTGAACCATACCTCGCGCTATCCGCGCCAAAAAGTACAGGGCGGGAACTCTTTAATTTGCCTTGGTTACAACAGCACTTAGCTATTTTGGCGCAAGAAAAAGGCATCACACTTACACCACAAGATGTACAAGCCACGTTAGTTGAATTCACCGCAATGACGATAGCCAACGATGTTCGTACCTTCACTTGCAATAATGTACCTAACGAACTGCTTATCTGTGGTGGTGGTGTTCATAACCCACTATTGATAAACAGGCTACAAACAGCATTACCGCAATGGCAAATACTCAGTACATCTGAACGAGGTGTAGACAGCGATAACATGGAAGCGATGGCATTTGCATGGCTCGCATACCGAACTTTGCATCAGTTACCAGGTAATCTTCCAGATGTGACAGGGGCAAGTAACGCAATTGCTTTAGGCGCCATTTATCCAGCCTAA
- a CDS encoding glyceraldehyde-3-phosphate dehydrogenase yields the protein MSPEKYLLDWQTSQTNSESISPLLGQLYRQKGVEILLFGRQLVNASTVDIIKAHRVARKYTGKALSPAQTLPLIQQLTELDLSPCRIDVGQLAHEYWNNQDNEDGLKDYLQTALIESLDSTQSLESRDVVLYGFGRIGRLLARLLIEKSGVGYPLRLKAIVVRGGKDGDLEKRASLLRRDSVHGPFNGSITINKERKAIIVNGNFIQIIYANSPAEVDYTQYGINNALVVDNTGIWRDSEGLSNHLACPGTSKVLLTAPGKGDIKNVVFGVNEAVIQPEDTIISAASCTTNAITPVLKAVNDKYGVVSGHIETVHSYTNDQNLIDNFHSGDRRGRSASINMVLTSTGAAKAVAKALPELAGKLSGNSIRVPTPNVSMAVANLNLEKNVTAEEMNQYLREMALNSPLSGQIDFTDSTEVVSSDIVGSRVAGVVDGVATIAQDNRCVLYIWYDNEFGYSCQVVHCMEQMMGVRYKTYPAK from the coding sequence ATGAGTCCGGAAAAATATCTTCTTGATTGGCAAACAAGCCAAACTAATTCAGAATCCATCTCACCACTTCTTGGCCAACTGTACCGACAGAAAGGTGTTGAAATCCTACTGTTTGGTCGTCAATTGGTTAACGCTTCAACTGTCGATATCATCAAAGCACACCGTGTCGCTCGCAAGTATACTGGTAAGGCTTTATCACCAGCACAAACGCTTCCGCTTATTCAGCAACTGACAGAATTAGATTTGTCGCCTTGTCGAATCGATGTTGGTCAGCTTGCACACGAATACTGGAATAACCAAGACAATGAAGACGGTTTAAAAGACTACCTTCAAACTGCATTAATTGAGTCGCTAGACAGTACCCAATCGTTAGAATCTCGTGATGTTGTTCTGTATGGCTTTGGACGTATTGGTCGCTTATTGGCACGCTTACTCATTGAAAAAAGTGGTGTAGGCTATCCACTCCGTCTAAAAGCGATTGTTGTTCGTGGCGGTAAAGATGGTGATTTAGAAAAGCGTGCGAGCCTACTCCGTCGTGATTCAGTACACGGCCCGTTTAACGGCAGCATTACCATCAACAAAGAACGTAAAGCTATCATTGTTAATGGTAACTTTATCCAAATTATCTATGCTAACAGCCCTGCTGAAGTAGATTACACACAATACGGTATCAACAATGCACTTGTTGTCGATAACACGGGGATTTGGCGCGACAGCGAAGGGTTAAGTAATCACCTTGCATGCCCAGGCACAAGTAAAGTACTACTGACAGCGCCGGGGAAAGGCGATATTAAAAATGTCGTATTTGGGGTGAACGAAGCCGTCATTCAACCTGAAGACACCATTATCTCAGCAGCAAGCTGTACTACCAATGCAATAACGCCAGTATTGAAGGCCGTTAACGACAAATATGGCGTCGTCTCTGGTCACATCGAAACTGTGCACTCGTACACTAACGATCAAAACTTGATTGACAACTTCCACTCAGGCGATCGCCGTGGCCGCTCTGCATCCATAAATATGGTACTGACTTCCACTGGCGCAGCTAAAGCCGTCGCAAAAGCGCTGCCAGAACTGGCAGGTAAATTATCAGGTAACTCTATTCGCGTTCCAACTCCAAATGTTTCCATGGCTGTTGCTAACTTGAATTTAGAAAAAAATGTTACCGCAGAGGAGATGAATCAATACCTTCGTGAAATGGCGCTTAACTCGCCACTTTCAGGGCAAATTGATTTCACGGATTCTACAGAAGTCGTATCTAGCGATATTGTTGGCTCACGTGTTGCAGGTGTTGTGGATGGTGTCGCCACGATTGCTCAAGACAACCGTTGCGTACTGTACATTTGGTACGATAACGAGTTCGGCTATAGCTGCCAAGTCGTTCATTGTATGGAACAAATGATGGGGGTTCGCTACAAAACATACCCAGCTAAGTAA
- the ppsA gene encoding phosphoenolpyruvate synthase, whose translation MNDVDKVGGKNASLGEMVANLANAGVKVPNGYATTSFAFNAFLEAGGLNDRIYQLLDKLDVEDVNALKAAGETIRGWVLDAPFPADLEDDIRRSYAELGEGDEMLSVAVRSSATAEDLPDASFAGQQETFLNVRGIDAVIEAVKHVFASLFNDRAISYRVHQGFEHQGVALSAGIQRMVRSDKASSGVMFTLDTESGFDQVVFITSSWGLGEMVVQGAVNPDEFYVHKPTLEAGNAAVVRRTIGSKMIKMVYAEGEELGTQVETIDTSVEERNQFSLTDAEIEELAKQALIIEKHYGRPMDIEWAKDGITGELLIVQARPETVRSRDDQNVMERFHLNDQAQAIIEGRAIGQRIGTGVVRVVTSLDQMDQVQNGDVLVADMTDPDWEPVMKKASAIVTNRGGRTCHAAIIARELGIPAVVGCGKATEQLSDGQQVTVSCAQGETGFIYEGELDFEIRRSEVDSLPDLPLKVMMNVGNPDRAFDFACIPNEGVGLARLEFIINKMIGIHPKALLNYDQQSDELKAEIDRRIVGYESPVEFYIQKLTEGISTLASAFWPKRVIVRMSDFKSNEYRNLVGGLNYEPTEENPMLGFRGASRYISEQFQDCFALECEAMKRVRNKMGLKNVEIMIPFVRTVSEAASVIDLLAKFDLRRGEDGLKVIMMCELPSNAILADDFLKYFDGFSIGSNDMTQLTLGLDRDSGEIAHMFDERNDAVKAMLSMAIKAANKAGKYVGICGQGPSDHEDLADWLMEQGIDSVSLNPDTVVETWLHLGKQDA comes from the coding sequence ATGAATGACGTTGACAAAGTAGGTGGAAAGAACGCATCACTCGGCGAAATGGTAGCTAACTTAGCTAACGCTGGTGTGAAGGTACCCAATGGTTATGCAACAACATCGTTTGCTTTTAATGCTTTCTTGGAAGCTGGGGGTTTGAACGACCGCATTTATCAACTACTTGATAAGTTAGATGTTGAAGATGTAAACGCGTTGAAAGCGGCGGGTGAAACGATTCGAGGCTGGGTTCTCGATGCACCATTTCCGGCTGATTTAGAGGATGATATTCGTCGTAGCTATGCTGAGCTTGGTGAAGGCGACGAGATGCTATCAGTAGCCGTACGTTCATCTGCAACAGCAGAAGATTTACCTGATGCTTCATTTGCAGGTCAACAAGAAACGTTCTTAAATGTGCGTGGTATTGATGCTGTGATTGAAGCGGTTAAGCATGTATTTGCTTCTTTGTTTAACGACCGTGCAATTTCTTACCGTGTACACCAAGGCTTTGAACACCAAGGTGTAGCATTGTCTGCGGGCATTCAGCGCATGGTTCGTTCAGATAAAGCCTCATCAGGTGTGATGTTCACACTAGACACTGAGTCGGGCTTTGACCAAGTGGTATTTATTACCTCATCTTGGGGCTTGGGTGAAATGGTTGTACAGGGTGCTGTTAACCCTGATGAGTTTTACGTTCATAAGCCAACCTTAGAAGCTGGAAACGCTGCGGTTGTGCGTCGTACCATTGGGTCAAAAATGATCAAAATGGTGTACGCAGAGGGTGAAGAACTGGGTACGCAAGTTGAAACAATTGATACATCGGTTGAAGAGCGTAACCAGTTCTCACTAACGGATGCTGAAATTGAAGAGCTAGCGAAGCAGGCATTGATCATAGAGAAACACTATGGTCGCCCGATGGACATTGAATGGGCAAAAGATGGCATTACAGGTGAACTCCTGATTGTTCAAGCGCGCCCTGAGACCGTACGTTCTCGTGATGATCAAAATGTGATGGAGCGTTTCCACCTTAATGATCAAGCGCAAGCTATTATTGAAGGTCGCGCAATTGGTCAACGTATTGGTACTGGTGTTGTTCGCGTAGTGACCAGCCTAGATCAAATGGATCAGGTGCAAAACGGTGATGTATTAGTGGCAGACATGACAGATCCTGATTGGGAACCTGTGATGAAAAAAGCATCGGCTATCGTTACAAACCGTGGTGGCCGTACCTGTCATGCTGCGATTATTGCACGTGAACTTGGTATTCCTGCTGTTGTGGGTTGCGGGAAAGCGACAGAGCAACTTAGTGATGGTCAGCAAGTGACTGTGTCTTGTGCTCAAGGTGAGACTGGCTTCATTTATGAAGGTGAATTGGACTTTGAGATTCGTCGTTCAGAAGTCGATTCACTGCCTGATCTTCCACTGAAAGTGATGATGAACGTCGGTAACCCTGATCGCGCATTTGATTTCGCGTGTATTCCGAATGAAGGTGTTGGTCTTGCGCGTTTAGAATTCATCATTAATAAGATGATCGGTATTCACCCTAAAGCATTACTTAACTACGACCAACAATCTGATGAGCTGAAAGCTGAAATTGATCGTCGTATTGTTGGCTATGAAAGTCCTGTTGAGTTTTACATTCAAAAACTCACAGAAGGGATTTCAACATTAGCATCGGCTTTCTGGCCAAAACGCGTTATCGTTCGGATGTCAGATTTTAAGTCGAATGAATACCGTAACTTGGTTGGTGGGCTTAACTACGAACCAACTGAAGAAAACCCAATGCTAGGCTTCCGTGGTGCATCGCGTTATATCTCGGAACAGTTCCAAGATTGTTTCGCTTTAGAGTGTGAAGCGATGAAGCGTGTACGTAATAAAATGGGTCTGAAAAACGTTGAAATCATGATTCCATTTGTTCGTACCGTTAGCGAAGCTGCATCGGTTATCGACTTATTGGCTAAGTTTGATTTACGTCGCGGTGAAGATGGCCTTAAAGTCATCATGATGTGTGAGTTGCCATCTAACGCTATTTTGGCAGATGACTTCTTGAAGTACTTTGACGGCTTCTCGATTGGCTCTAACGACATGACTCAGCTAACACTGGGCCTTGACCGTGATTCTGGCGAAATCGCTCACATGTTTGATGAGCGTAATGATGCGGTGAAAGCCATGCTTTCAATGGCGATTAAAGCAGCCAATAAAGCGGGCAAATATGTCGGAATTTGTGGCCAAGGGCCATCAGACCATGAAGATTTAGCTGACTGGTTAATGGAGCAGGGGATTGACTCTGTTTCACTCAACCCAGACACAGTGGTTGAAACGTGGCTACACCTAGGAAAGCAAGATGCTTAA
- the ppsR gene encoding posphoenolpyruvate synthetase regulatory kinase/phosphorylase PpsR, with protein MQRKTQFRDVFYVSDGTAITSETLGHAVLGQFPLETKQMTLPFVETIERAEHVKNLIKQAHEASGSQPIVFYSVVIPEVKAVLEQSSALLYDVLNVLVEPLRQDLNLEPAPKLQRSHSINKDAASYMDRIAAIEYTLAHDDGISLNNLDQADIILLGVSRCGKTPTSLYLAMQFGIRAVNYPFIAEDMKRLKLPQAIEPYRYKTFGLTIDPERLHTIRHERMADSEYASQLQCETELGKVESMFRREAIPYLNTSSLSVEEISTRLLELSGLKRRMC; from the coding sequence ATGCAGCGCAAAACCCAATTTCGTGACGTATTTTACGTTTCTGACGGTACTGCAATCACATCTGAGACCCTTGGACACGCTGTTTTAGGCCAATTTCCGCTAGAAACTAAGCAAATGACACTGCCATTTGTCGAAACAATCGAACGAGCAGAACACGTAAAAAACCTTATAAAACAAGCTCATGAAGCATCAGGCTCTCAGCCGATTGTCTTTTATTCTGTCGTGATCCCTGAAGTAAAGGCCGTTTTAGAGCAAAGCAGCGCCTTACTTTATGATGTATTGAATGTACTAGTTGAACCGCTTCGACAAGACCTAAACCTTGAGCCAGCGCCCAAATTGCAACGCTCTCATAGCATCAATAAAGACGCCGCTAGCTATATGGATCGTATTGCAGCTATTGAATATACCCTTGCACACGACGATGGTATCTCACTGAATAATCTTGATCAGGCAGATATTATTCTATTGGGCGTATCTCGTTGCGGAAAAACACCAACAAGTTTATATCTCGCTATGCAATTTGGTATCCGAGCGGTAAATTATCCGTTTATTGCTGAAGATATGAAGCGATTAAAACTTCCTCAAGCTATTGAACCTTATAGATATAAAACCTTTGGTCTCACTATTGACCCAGAGCGCCTGCATACCATTCGCCATGAACGCATGGCAGACAGCGAATACGCAAGCCAACTCCAATGTGAAACCGAATTAGGCAAAGTCGAAAGCATGTTCCGAAGAGAGGCAATCCCTTATTTGAATACCAGCTCATTATCAGTGGAAGAAATTTCGACAAGATTGTTAGAGCTAAGCGGTTTAAAGCGCCGTATGTGCTGA
- the fruA gene encoding PTS fructose transporter subunit IIBC, whose translation MKVAIVTACPSGIANSVIAAGLLEKAAAELKWTANIECQSSVVSGNTLTAEQIEAADCIIVAANRTIDLSRFKSKKVYQSDISACLTSPKTYLENAISQADVLAVIPQVDENQASNNSIKKIVAITACPTGVAHTFMAAEALEEEGNRLGHHIKVETRGSVGAKNQLTESEIADADLVIIAADIEIDMARFAGKKVYKTSTGLALKKTKQELENAFEKGTTYQHDGSSANSASTSGEKTGAYKHLMTGVSHMLPLVVAGGLSIALSFVFGIEAFKEEGTLAAALMTIGGGSAFALMVPVLAGFIAFSIADRPGLAPGLIGGMLASSTGAGFLGGIVAGFLAGYSAKMIADNVKLPQSMEALKPILIIPLAASLITGLIMIYIVGGPVSAAMMGLTDFLNNMGSANAVLLGIILGCMMCFDLGGPVNKAAYTFGVGLLASQTYAPMAAVMAAGMVPALGMGLATFLAKRKFTNSESEAGKASFVLGLCFISEGAIPFAARDPMRVIPSCMAGGALTGALSMLFGAKLMAPHGGLFVLFIPNAITPVFMYLVAIAAGTIVTGVTYAFLKRADEEQLAAV comes from the coding sequence ATGAAAGTAGCCATAGTGACAGCTTGCCCAAGCGGTATTGCAAATAGCGTCATTGCTGCGGGTTTGCTTGAAAAAGCAGCGGCAGAATTAAAGTGGACGGCAAATATTGAATGTCAGTCAAGTGTCGTAAGTGGTAATACACTTACCGCCGAACAAATCGAAGCAGCGGACTGTATCATTGTTGCTGCTAATCGCACTATAGATTTGAGCCGTTTCAAATCGAAGAAAGTGTATCAATCTGATATTTCAGCGTGCTTAACATCGCCAAAAACATACCTAGAAAATGCGATTAGCCAAGCCGATGTGTTGGCCGTCATTCCACAAGTAGATGAAAATCAAGCTTCTAACAATAGTATTAAGAAGATTGTTGCTATCACTGCGTGTCCAACAGGTGTTGCTCATACTTTCATGGCGGCGGAAGCGCTGGAAGAAGAAGGCAATCGTCTTGGACACCATATTAAAGTGGAAACACGTGGTTCTGTTGGTGCCAAAAACCAACTGACAGAATCTGAAATTGCAGATGCTGATTTAGTGATTATTGCTGCTGATATCGAAATTGATATGGCGCGTTTCGCAGGTAAGAAAGTCTATAAAACCAGTACAGGTTTAGCACTTAAGAAAACAAAACAAGAGCTTGAAAATGCTTTTGAAAAAGGGACGACTTATCAACATGATGGAAGCTCAGCAAATAGCGCGAGCACGTCAGGTGAAAAAACAGGTGCGTATAAACACTTAATGACAGGCGTTTCTCACATGCTGCCGTTGGTTGTTGCTGGTGGTCTGTCGATTGCGTTGTCATTTGTTTTCGGTATTGAAGCATTTAAAGAAGAAGGCACATTGGCTGCGGCACTGATGACTATCGGTGGCGGTTCTGCATTTGCCTTGATGGTTCCAGTATTAGCTGGTTTCATTGCATTTTCGATCGCTGACCGCCCTGGTCTAGCGCCGGGTCTAATTGGCGGTATGTTAGCAAGTTCGACAGGCGCTGGCTTCCTTGGTGGTATTGTTGCTGGTTTCTTAGCGGGTTACAGTGCCAAGATGATTGCAGACAATGTCAAACTGCCACAATCGATGGAAGCACTGAAACCCATATTGATTATTCCGCTTGCGGCAAGCTTAATCACAGGTCTAATCATGATCTACATTGTTGGTGGCCCTGTGTCTGCTGCGATGATGGGTTTGACGGATTTCTTAAACAACATGGGTTCTGCTAACGCTGTACTACTGGGTATTATCCTTGGTTGTATGATGTGTTTCGATTTGGGTGGCCCAGTAAACAAAGCGGCTTATACGTTTGGAGTTGGTTTACTTGCATCGCAGACATACGCACCAATGGCGGCTGTGATGGCGGCAGGTATGGTACCTGCTCTGGGTATGGGCTTAGCGACTTTCTTAGCTAAGCGTAAATTTACCAACAGTGAATCAGAAGCGGGTAAGGCATCGTTTGTCTTAGGTCTATGCTTCATCTCTGAAGGTGCGATTCCGTTTGCGGCACGCGATCCAATGCGTGTAATTCCAAGCTGTATGGCGGGTGGTGCATTAACAGGCGCGTTATCAATGTTATTTGGTGCAAAACTGATGGCACCACATGGTGGTTTGTTCGTACTCTTTATTCCAAACGCAATTACCCCCGTATTTATGTACTTAGTCGCGATTGCGGCAGGCACAATCGTAACGGGTGTCACTTACGCGTTCTTAAAGCGTGCCGATGAAGAACAGCTTGCCGCTGTATAA
- the pfkB gene encoding 1-phosphofructokinase, producing MSVKNLKVVTVTLNPALDLTGSLETLSAGSVNLVQRGSLHPAGKGVNVAKVLAELGAEVTVTGFLGADNQAPFCQLFESIGLNDAFVRVVGATRINVKVVEDSGKVTDLNFPGVNVTEADIVCFEQALLALAKTHDVFVLAGSLPQGVSPEKCAQWVRLLQEQGKQVLFDSSKAALTAGLEATPWLIKPNDDELADWAGKPLTTLASITEVAETISNLGVRNVVVSRGEHGVMWLDQDGWLSAKPPTMNVVSTVGAGDTLVAGMCWGHLNQWNKEQTLKFATALSALAVAQVGVGVDSLERVEQCMEQVQLA from the coding sequence ATGTCAGTGAAAAATCTGAAAGTCGTCACCGTGACGTTAAACCCTGCTTTGGACTTAACCGGTTCCCTTGAAACCTTGAGCGCAGGCAGCGTTAATTTAGTTCAACGCGGCTCGTTACACCCTGCTGGTAAAGGCGTAAACGTCGCGAAAGTGCTTGCTGAGTTGGGTGCTGAGGTAACTGTGACTGGTTTCTTAGGTGCTGATAACCAAGCGCCTTTTTGCCAATTGTTTGAATCAATAGGTTTGAATGATGCCTTTGTACGTGTAGTGGGTGCTACGCGTATTAATGTAAAAGTGGTTGAAGATTCAGGCAAAGTTACCGACTTGAACTTCCCTGGAGTGAATGTAACAGAAGCGGATATTGTTTGCTTTGAGCAAGCATTATTAGCACTTGCGAAAACACATGATGTGTTTGTACTGGCTGGCAGTTTGCCACAGGGTGTGTCACCAGAAAAATGTGCGCAATGGGTTCGCTTGCTTCAAGAGCAAGGGAAACAAGTGCTATTTGATAGTTCAAAAGCGGCATTAACGGCAGGGCTTGAGGCAACACCTTGGTTGATCAAACCCAACGATGATGAATTAGCAGATTGGGCTGGAAAGCCACTGACAACACTTGCTTCTATTACCGAGGTTGCTGAAACGATCTCAAATTTAGGGGTCCGTAATGTTGTTGTATCGCGTGGCGAGCACGGTGTGATGTGGCTAGATCAAGATGGTTGGCTCTCTGCTAAACCACCAACAATGAATGTAGTCAGTACTGTAGGTGCGGGCGACACGCTAGTGGCTGGCATGTGTTGGGGTCACTTAAATCAATGGAACAAAGAACAAACATTAAAGTTTGCGACGGCTTTGTCTGCGTTAGCTGTGGCACAAGTTGGTGTTGGCGTTGATAGCTTAGAACGTGTTGAGCAGTGTATGGAACAAGTACAACTCGCATAG
- the fruB gene encoding fused PTS fructose transporter subunit IIA/HPr protein yields the protein MLSLSTDDIQLDQFADNKEQAIKALASGLEQSGLVATGYVNGMLAREAQNSTFLGNGIAIPHGTTDTRGLVNNTGVKIHHFPQGVNWGDGKTVYLAIGIAAKSDEHLGILKQLTKVLSADGVEQKLKESRSAEAIIAILNGDAQLDADFDNSLVLLDFPATDLLQLTAVAAGLIKNKHALGAEGVANMVATEPTYLGQGLWLAKTDIAVTRTTLSFVKPSQHFEQDGQPVNALLAVAACNSAHVPNLKHLTNLLYNQQVSKLLASDSDKVISLLTEETLEGSEATFQIRNTHGLHARPGAMLVSTAKGFESNILVANLDGEGKSVNAKSLMKVIALGVKHGHKLHFTAQGADADAALTAIGEAIANGLGEGK from the coding sequence ATGTTATCGCTTTCGACAGATGATATTCAGCTAGATCAATTTGCCGACAATAAAGAACAAGCAATTAAGGCTTTGGCTAGCGGGTTAGAACAAAGTGGCCTTGTTGCGACTGGGTATGTGAATGGCATGCTGGCACGCGAAGCGCAAAACTCAACATTCTTGGGTAATGGCATTGCGATACCGCATGGTACGACAGATACCCGAGGGTTAGTTAACAATACGGGCGTTAAAATTCATCACTTTCCGCAAGGGGTTAACTGGGGTGATGGTAAAACAGTTTACCTTGCGATAGGTATTGCGGCTAAGTCAGATGAGCACTTAGGCATTCTTAAACAGCTCACAAAGGTACTTTCAGCTGATGGCGTTGAACAAAAATTAAAAGAAAGTCGTAGCGCAGAGGCGATCATTGCGATCCTTAATGGTGACGCTCAGCTTGACGCAGACTTTGACAATAGCTTGGTACTGCTTGATTTTCCCGCGACAGACTTATTGCAATTGACGGCTGTAGCGGCGGGCTTGATCAAAAATAAACACGCGCTAGGTGCTGAGGGTGTTGCGAATATGGTGGCCACAGAACCGACTTATTTAGGGCAAGGTCTGTGGTTGGCAAAAACAGATATAGCAGTGACTCGTACTACCTTGTCTTTTGTTAAGCCATCACAACATTTTGAACAAGACGGTCAGCCAGTAAATGCTTTGTTAGCGGTTGCGGCTTGTAACAGTGCTCACGTCCCAAATTTAAAGCATTTAACAAACCTGCTTTACAACCAGCAAGTGAGCAAGTTGCTAGCGTCAGACAGCGATAAAGTGATCTCGTTATTAACAGAAGAAACACTAGAAGGTTCTGAGGCGACATTCCAGATCCGTAATACGCATGGGTTACATGCTCGTCCGGGTGCCATGTTGGTGAGTACCGCTAAAGGGTTTGAATCTAATATTCTGGTTGCCAACCTTGACGGTGAAGGAAAGTCGGTAAATGCGAAAAGTTTAATGAAAGTAATCGCATTGGGCGTTAAGCATGGCCATAAATTACATTTTACAGCGCAAGGGGCTGATGCAGATGCTGCATTAACTGCAATTGGTGAAGCTATCGCAAATGGTTTAGGGGAGGGCAAATAA